In Capsicum annuum cultivar UCD-10X-F1 chromosome 7, UCD10Xv1.1, whole genome shotgun sequence, one genomic interval encodes:
- the LOC107877684 gene encoding peptidyl-prolyl cis-trans isomerase CYP28, chloroplastic gives MGCSSTLLPTPPHLHRHHPTPSLSPPHFNRRSLLFLSTTLTLPTTLSIAAPSSPDTTITDRVFLDFSICPNYFTNRNLGDDLSSCSDIEPIGRVILGLYGNIVPITVSNFKAMCNGSSGSTYKGTLVQKIFPGQFFMAGRQGRRDKGEVKPPMKLVRNVETVESKAFVLGHSRSGVVSLNLSENDDDDDLKMNPEYHNVEFLITTGPGPCPQLDNKNIVFGTVLEGLDIVTTIAAIPTYTPSKNIRQYNDFAEFIGDGRAKNARAIWNKPLKTVYISDCGELKVAKPTLSPSLP, from the exons ATGGGCTGCTCCTCCACCCTCCTCCCTACTCCTCCTCATCTCCACCGCCATCACCCCACCCCCTCCCTCTCTCCACCCCACTTCAACCGCCGCTCTCTCCTCTTCCTCTCTACCACCCTCACACTCCCCACCACCCTCTCCATCGCCGCGCCATCTTCACCAGACACCACCATCACAGACCGTGTCTTCTTAGACTTCAGCATTTGTCCGAATTACTTCACAAACAGAAATCTTGGTGATGATCTCTCAAGCTGCTCAGATATCGAACCTATAGGCCGAGTTATCCTCGGCCTTTATGGTAACATAGTTCCAATCACTGTATCAAATTTCAAAGCCATGTGTAATGGATCATCAGGATCAACATACAAAGGTACATTGGTGCAGAAGATTTTCCCAGGACAGTTTTTTATGGCAGGAAGACAAGGGAGGAGAGATAAAGGAGAAGTGAAACCACCAATGAAGTTAGTTAGGAATGTTGAGACAGTTGAATCTAAAGCATTTGTATTGGGACATTCTAGAAGTGGAGTTGTTTCTTTGAATTTATctgagaatgatgatgatgatgatttaaaGATGAATCCTGAGTATCATAATGTGGAGTTTTTGATTACTACTGGACCTGGTCCTTGTCCTCAGCTTGATAACAAGAATATTGTTTTTGGAACTGTTCTTGAAG GTTTGGATATTGTGACAACTATAGCAGCCATTCCCACTTATACACCATCCAAAAATATTCGACAATATAATGATTTCGCTGAGTTTATTGGAGATGGAAGAGCCAAAAATGCTCGTGCAATCTGGAATAAGCCACTCAAAACTGTTTATATCAGTGATTGTGGAGAACTCAAAGTAGCAAAGCCTACACTTTCTCCTAGCCTACCTTGA